From Microcystis aeruginosa NIES-2549, a single genomic window includes:
- a CDS encoding type II toxin-antitoxin system VapC family toxin: MIILDTHIWFWYINENFEQFPLEWKAQIQQADSVGVSPISCYEMALAHQKGRLALDIPIQQWLLDALTPSGIELLPLTPEITLKAVNLSPVHKDPFDRIIIGTALEYKAKLASIDSLFPKYPELKDYLMSA; the protein is encoded by the coding sequence ATGATCATCCTTGATACCCATATTTGGTTTTGGTATATCAATGAAAACTTTGAGCAATTTCCCCTAGAATGGAAAGCCCAGATTCAACAAGCCGATAGCGTAGGAGTATCCCCCATTTCTTGTTATGAAATGGCTTTGGCCCATCAAAAAGGTCGTTTAGCACTGGATATTCCCATCCAACAATGGCTTCTCGATGCCCTAACCCCTTCAGGCATTGAATTATTACCTTTAACTCCAGAAATTACCCTAAAAGCGGTTAATCTCTCTCCCGTTCACAAAGATCCCTTTGACCGCATCATTATTGGTACGGCTTTGGAATATAAGGCAAAACTCGCCAGTATTGATAGCTTATTTCCCAAATATCCCGAACTCAAAGATTACCTGATGTCAGCTTAG
- a CDS encoding flagellar assembly protein H — protein MKPHDQFAKNYLEQLLSPLGIVEISKEVSDETRQIDVFFSPNPEPNPDYLGLLGRIVLNTVLIEPYRNPPNRSEIRNCLAKLLTILAELQRQAKRENQSYNEDNAPRLWILSPSAGITVLEGFGAKLDPDWPEGVYFLPSLYRTAIIAINQLPVTAETLWLRLLGRGKTQDQAVRELLELPQGNAFRENVLELLISWRVSMEINNILETEDREVFMTLSQTYQEWKEATKQEGIEQGLERGLERGLERGLERGKLEAKLESIPRLLALGLSVEQIAQALDLDLEQVRQAARE, from the coding sequence ATGAAACCCCATGACCAATTTGCCAAAAATTACCTTGAACAATTACTTTCTCCCCTGGGAATCGTCGAAATCAGCAAAGAAGTCAGCGATGAAACTCGACAGATAGATGTATTTTTTTCCCCCAATCCCGAACCCAACCCCGATTATCTGGGATTATTAGGCAGAATTGTCCTTAATACTGTCTTAATTGAACCCTATCGCAATCCTCCCAACCGGAGCGAGATTCGTAATTGTTTAGCGAAACTTTTGACGATTTTGGCCGAACTGCAAAGACAAGCTAAACGGGAAAATCAGAGTTACAATGAAGACAATGCCCCTCGTTTATGGATTTTATCCCCTTCGGCTGGTATCACTGTTTTAGAGGGATTTGGGGCAAAATTAGACCCAGATTGGCCAGAAGGAGTCTATTTTCTTCCCTCGCTTTATCGCACGGCAATTATCGCTATTAATCAATTGCCTGTGACTGCTGAGACTCTCTGGTTAAGATTATTAGGACGGGGAAAAACTCAAGACCAAGCGGTGCGAGAATTGTTAGAATTACCTCAAGGTAATGCTTTTCGGGAAAATGTACTGGAATTATTAATTAGTTGGCGGGTTAGTATGGAAATAAATAACATCCTAGAAACTGAAGATAGAGAGGTGTTTATGACCTTATCTCAAACCTATCAGGAATGGAAGGAAGCAACTAAACAGGAAGGAATCGAACAAGGACTAGAGCGAGGACTAGAGCGAGGACTAGAGCGAGGACTAGAGCGAGGAAAACTAGAGGCTAAACTGGAATCTATTCCCCGTTTGCTTGCTTTGGGTTTAAGTGTGGAACAAATCGCTCAAGCTTTGGATTTAGACTTAGAACAAGTCCGACAAGCGGCGCGAGAGTAA
- a CDS encoding BrnA antitoxin family protein: protein MNNEPTLSNSQTDWQRLDAMSDEDIDLSDCPEITPEMFAKSVVLRSVPVTKAKAEVTLSIDNDVFEWFKSQGKGYQTQINQLLRAYMEAHQ from the coding sequence ATGAACAACGAACCTACTTTAAGCAACTCTCAAACTGATTGGCAACGATTAGACGCAATGAGCGACGAAGATATTGATTTGTCAGACTGTCCAGAAATTACACCTGAAATGTTTGCTAAATCCGTAGTGCTGCGAAGTGTCCCCGTAACCAAGGCCAAAGCTGAAGTTACTCTCTCCATTGATAATGATGTATTCGAGTGGTTTAAATCTCAGGGAAAAGGCTATCAAACACAGATCAATCAGTTGCTTCGAGCCTATATGGAAGCGCACCAATAA
- a CDS encoding Rpn family recombination-promoting nuclease/putative transposase produces MKPHDQFAKNYLEQLLSPLGTVEISKEVSDETRQIDVFFSPNPEPNPDYLGLLGRIVLNTVLIEPYRNPPNRSEIRNCLAKLLTILAELQRQAKRENQSYNEDNAPRLWILSPSAGITVLEGFGAKLDPDWPEGVYFLPSLYRTAIIAINQLPVTAETLWLRLLGRGKTQDQAVRELLELPQGNAFRENVLELLISWRVSMEINNILETEDREVFMTLSQTYQEWKEATKQEGRQEGRQEGKLESIPRLLALGLSVEQIAQALDLDLEQVRQAIQETP; encoded by the coding sequence ATGAAACCCCATGACCAATTTGCCAAAAATTACCTTGAACAATTACTTTCTCCCCTGGGAACCGTCGAAATCAGTAAAGAAGTCAGCGATGAAACTCGACAGATAGATGTATTTTTTTCCCCCAATCCCGAACCCAACCCCGATTATCTGGGATTATTAGGCAGAATTGTCCTTAATACTGTCTTAATTGAACCCTATCGCAATCCTCCCAACCGGAGCGAGATTCGTAATTGTTTAGCGAAACTTTTGACGATTTTGGCCGAACTGCAAAGACAAGCTAAACGGGAAAATCAGAGTTACAATGAAGACAATGCCCCTCGTTTATGGATTTTATCCCCTTCGGCTGGTATCACTGTTTTAGAGGGATTTGGGGCAAAATTAGACCCAGATTGGCCAGAAGGAGTCTATTTTCTTCCCTCGCTTTATCGCACGGCAATTATCGCTATTAATCAATTGCCTGTGACTGCTGAGACTCTCTGGTTAAGATTATTAGGACGGGGAAAAACTCAAGACCAAGCGGTGCGAGAATTGTTAGAATTACCTCAAGGTAATGCTTTTCGGGAAAATGTCTTGGAATTATTAATTAGTTGGCGGGTTAGTATGGAAATAAATAACATCCTAGAAACTGAAGATAGAGAGGTGTTTATGACCTTATCTCAAACCTATCAGGAATGGAAGGAAGCAACTAAACAGGAAGGACGACAGGAAGGACGACAGGAAGGAAAACTGGAATCTATTCCCCGTTTGCTGGCCTTGGGTTTAAGTGTGGAACAAATCGCTCAAGCTTTGGATTTAGACTTAGAACAAGTCCGACAAGCTATTCAAGAAACTCCATGA
- the alaS gene encoding alanine--tRNA ligase, giving the protein MSNHLSGSEIRQRFLDFFAARNHKILPSASLVPEDPTVLLTIAGMLPFKPIFLGQKTPEFPRATTSQKCIRTNDIENVGRTARHHTFFEMLGNFSFGDYFKEQAIAWAWELSTEVFNLPPERLVVSVFKEDEEAFAIWRDKIGIPAHRIQKMGEADNFWVSGPTGPCGPCSEIYYDFHPELGDKTIDLEDDSRFIEFYNLVFMQYNRDADGNLTPLANKNIDTGMGLERMAQILQKVGNNYETDLIFPIVAEAARLAAIDYQKADEKTKVSLKVIGDHVRSVVHMIADGISASNNDRGYVLRRLIRRVVRHGRLIGIEGQFITKVAEVAIALSESVYGNVRERETVIKAELEREEARFLETLERGEKLLESILEKEKSQISGVDAFTLYDTYGFPLELTQEIAEEQGLSVDTAGFEQEMKKQQQRSKAAHETIDLTVQGSLDKLAEHIHPTEFLGYTDLQATATVTAVLVAGKTVESAAAGTEVQVVLDKTPFYAESGGQIGDKGYLTGDNLLIRVEDVQKESGIFIHFGRIERGVVTTGDTINAQIDRSCRRRAQANHTATHLLQSALKKLVDAGISQAGSLVSFERLRFDFNCPRPLTSSELQQVEEQINTWIAEAHDTQIAVMGLEEAKQKGAIAMFGEKYGSEVRVIDIPSVSMELCGGTHVKNTAEIGLFKIISETGIAAGIRRIEAVAGPAVLAYLNERDQVVRDLCDRFKVKPLEIPDRITALQSELKGTQKQLEAVKQELALNKSDALLSQAESIGEFKLLVASLGDIDANALMAAAERLQQKLGEGAVILASTPAADKVSLVAAFSPRVIKDKGLQAGKFIGVIAKICAGGGGGRPNLAQAGGRDASKLSEALAKAKSQLTSSLQ; this is encoded by the coding sequence ATGAGTAACCACCTAAGCGGAAGCGAGATTCGCCAGCGATTTTTAGACTTTTTTGCGGCCAGAAACCATAAAATTCTCCCTAGTGCCTCTCTAGTCCCAGAAGACCCCACCGTTTTGCTGACTATTGCGGGAATGCTCCCTTTTAAACCGATTTTCTTAGGGCAAAAGACCCCGGAATTTCCCCGCGCTACCACTTCCCAAAAATGTATTCGCACCAACGATATCGAAAATGTCGGCCGGACTGCTAGACACCATACTTTTTTTGAGATGTTAGGCAATTTTAGCTTTGGTGATTATTTTAAAGAACAAGCGATCGCCTGGGCCTGGGAATTGTCCACAGAAGTTTTTAACCTTCCCCCCGAAAGATTAGTCGTTAGTGTCTTTAAAGAGGATGAGGAAGCTTTCGCTATCTGGCGCGATAAAATCGGCATTCCTGCCCATCGTATCCAAAAAATGGGCGAAGCGGATAACTTTTGGGTATCGGGTCCCACGGGTCCCTGTGGTCCCTGTTCGGAAATTTACTACGATTTTCACCCGGAATTAGGGGATAAAACCATCGATTTAGAGGATGATAGCCGTTTTATCGAGTTTTATAACCTCGTCTTCATGCAGTATAACCGCGACGCGGACGGCAATCTGACACCCCTAGCGAATAAAAATATCGATACGGGGATGGGTTTGGAACGGATGGCGCAAATCCTGCAAAAAGTCGGCAATAACTACGAAACTGACCTAATTTTCCCGATTGTCGCCGAAGCGGCCCGGTTAGCAGCCATAGACTACCAGAAAGCGGATGAAAAAACGAAAGTTTCCCTAAAAGTCATCGGCGATCATGTGCGTTCGGTAGTACACATGATAGCGGATGGTATCTCAGCATCGAATAATGACAGAGGTTACGTCCTGCGTCGTCTGATTCGCAGAGTAGTACGGCACGGGCGTTTAATCGGTATTGAAGGTCAATTTATCACCAAAGTGGCGGAAGTTGCGATCGCTCTTTCCGAGTCCGTCTATGGCAATGTTCGGGAACGAGAAACGGTGATCAAGGCAGAATTAGAGCGAGAGGAAGCGAGATTTTTAGAAACCCTAGAAAGAGGCGAGAAACTGCTCGAATCGATTCTAGAAAAAGAAAAAAGCCAGATTTCGGGAGTCGATGCCTTTACCCTTTATGATACCTATGGCTTCCCCCTCGAACTCACTCAAGAAATCGCCGAGGAGCAGGGTTTAAGCGTCGATACGGCGGGTTTCGAGCAGGAAATGAAAAAACAGCAGCAAAGATCAAAAGCCGCCCACGAAACCATAGATTTGACGGTACAGGGTAGTTTAGATAAGCTGGCGGAACATATTCACCCGACGGAATTTCTCGGTTATACAGATTTGCAAGCAACCGCAACAGTAACGGCGGTTTTAGTCGCTGGTAAAACGGTGGAATCGGCCGCAGCAGGCACTGAGGTGCAGGTAGTTCTCGATAAAACCCCTTTTTATGCCGAATCGGGTGGACAAATCGGTGACAAGGGTTATTTAACTGGCGATAATCTGCTTATCCGCGTTGAGGATGTGCAGAAAGAATCGGGGATTTTTATCCATTTTGGTCGGATTGAGCGGGGAGTCGTCACCACCGGCGATACAATTAATGCTCAGATCGATCGCTCCTGTCGTCGTCGCGCTCAAGCTAATCATACCGCCACCCATCTGCTACAATCAGCCCTGAAAAAGCTTGTCGATGCCGGGATTTCCCAAGCGGGTTCCCTCGTCAGTTTTGAGCGCCTCCGTTTTGATTTTAACTGTCCTCGTCCCCTGACTAGCTCTGAATTGCAACAGGTGGAAGAACAGATTAACACTTGGATTGCCGAAGCGCATGACACCCAGATAGCGGTGATGGGATTGGAAGAAGCGAAGCAAAAGGGAGCTATTGCCATGTTTGGCGAGAAATACGGCTCAGAAGTGCGAGTTATCGATATTCCTAGCGTTTCTATGGAATTATGCGGGGGAACTCACGTTAAAAATACCGCCGAGATCGGTTTATTTAAAATCATCTCCGAGACGGGAATCGCTGCGGGAATTCGTCGCATCGAAGCGGTGGCCGGCCCTGCCGTGTTAGCATACCTGAATGAACGGGATCAGGTGGTACGGGATTTATGCGATCGCTTTAAGGTCAAACCTCTGGAAATTCCCGATCGCATTACGGCCCTACAATCGGAGTTAAAGGGGACACAAAAGCAGTTAGAAGCGGTTAAACAGGAGTTAGCACTAAATAAATCGGATGCTTTGCTATCTCAAGCTGAATCTATCGGCGAATTTAAGCTATTAGTCGCTTCTTTGGGCGATATTGATGCTAATGCTTTGATGGCCGCAGCCGAAAGACTACAGCAAAAATTAGGGGAAGGGGCAGTGATTTTGGCCTCGACTCCCGCAGCTGATAAAGTGAGTTTAGTGGCCGCTTTTAGTCCCCGGGTGATTAAAGATAAGGGTTTACAAGCGGGTAAATTTATCGGTGTGATCGCTAAAATCTGCGCTGGTGGTGGTGGTGGTCGTCCCAATTTAGCTCAAGCTGGGGGACGGGATGCTAGTAAGTTAAGCGAAGCTTTAGCTAAGGCCAAAAGTCAGTTAACTAGCAGTTTACAATAG
- a CDS encoding TIGR01777 family oxidoreductase encodes MKIAITGATGFVGSRLVVKLYDRGDDILILTRNPDKTQRIYPKSIYPKIEIIPYIATESGDWQKEISGCDAVINLAGEPISERWSGEVKQAIVASRQIGTEKIVEAISRSERVATALAAQKPKVLINSSAIGYYGTSETASFDENSPPGGDFLADVCKKWETAAQKVKDYGTRLVILRTGIVLGNGGALAKMIPPFKLFAGGPIGSGRQWFSWIHRDDLINLIIYCLDRPEISGTFNATAPNPVRMKEFCQILGEVMNRPSWLPVPDFALEILLGEGAKIVLEGQEVLPKATQALGFDYRYPNLEAALEEIVPKM; translated from the coding sequence ATGAAAATAGCGATTACTGGGGCGACGGGATTTGTGGGTAGTCGATTGGTGGTCAAACTCTATGATCGCGGCGATGACATCCTAATTTTGACGCGCAATCCCGATAAAACCCAGAGAATTTACCCAAAGTCAATCTATCCTAAGATAGAGATTATTCCCTATATCGCCACAGAATCGGGGGATTGGCAAAAAGAGATTTCTGGATGTGACGCGGTGATTAATCTAGCGGGGGAACCGATTTCGGAACGCTGGAGCGGTGAAGTAAAACAGGCAATCGTCGCTAGTCGGCAAATCGGCACCGAGAAAATTGTCGAGGCGATCTCGCGTAGCGAGCGCGTTGCGACCGCCTTAGCCGCCCAGAAACCGAAAGTTTTAATTAACTCCTCGGCGATCGGTTACTATGGAACCAGTGAAACCGCTAGTTTTGACGAAAATAGCCCTCCCGGTGGCGATTTTCTGGCAGATGTCTGTAAAAAGTGGGAAACAGCCGCCCAAAAAGTTAAAGATTACGGCACTCGTTTAGTCATTCTCCGCACGGGTATTGTTTTAGGCAATGGGGGTGCTTTGGCGAAAATGATCCCACCCTTCAAACTTTTTGCCGGCGGACCGATTGGCAGCGGTCGTCAATGGTTTTCTTGGATTCATCGGGATGATTTAATTAATTTAATTATCTATTGTCTCGATCGCCCAGAAATTAGCGGCACTTTCAACGCCACTGCACCCAATCCCGTCCGGATGAAAGAATTCTGTCAGATATTAGGGGAAGTAATGAATCGTCCTTCTTGGTTGCCAGTGCCAGATTTTGCCCTCGAAATTCTCTTGGGAGAAGGGGCAAAAATCGTCCTAGAAGGTCAAGAAGTGCTGCCAAAAGCCACTCAAGCGCTCGGTTTTGACTATCGTTATCCTAATCTAGAAGCGGCCTTAGAGGAAATTGTCCCGAAAATGTAG
- a CDS encoding PetM family cytochrome b6-f complex subunit 7, whose protein sequence is MTAESMLFNGPIVAIVLVLVGLAWGFLLLKIQGGEAE, encoded by the coding sequence ATGACCGCAGAAAGTATGTTATTTAATGGGCCGATCGTGGCGATCGTTCTCGTCCTCGTCGGATTAGCTTGGGGTTTTCTCCTCCTCAAAATCCAAGGTGGAGAAGCGGAATAG
- a CDS encoding DUF2949 domain-containing protein, with amino-acid sequence MSTIAYSQFRQFLQEELSLPQESIAMAERSIQSDKIHLPMILWQYGLVTLEQLDKIYDFLEEVV; translated from the coding sequence ATGTCCACGATTGCCTATTCCCAATTCCGACAATTTCTGCAAGAGGAATTGTCCCTTCCCCAAGAATCGATCGCTATGGCCGAGCGCTCGATCCAATCTGATAAAATTCATTTACCGATGATTCTCTGGCAGTACGGTTTAGTGACCTTGGAACAATTAGATAAAATTTATGATTTTCTCGAAGAGGTAGTCTAA
- a CDS encoding DUF192 domain-containing protein has translation MTGKKSFMLKIKLILFLGLLLLSCQLTNLNGNNSSTAQITIENQGQILPITAKADINGQMIELEVAKTPEQQAKGLMYRSSLEKNRGMLFPFAQPLMARFWMKNVSIPLDMIFLKDGIVKAVLLNVPPCAVDPCPVYGPNTMVNQVIELAGGRAKELGVKEGDKIKIESISRP, from the coding sequence ATGACTGGTAAAAAATCCTTTATGCTCAAGATCAAGTTAATATTATTTTTAGGTTTGTTGCTGCTGAGTTGTCAATTGACTAATCTCAATGGTAATAATAGTTCGACGGCTCAGATTACGATTGAGAATCAAGGGCAAATATTACCGATCACGGCCAAAGCAGATATTAATGGTCAGATGATTGAGTTAGAAGTGGCTAAAACCCCCGAACAACAGGCCAAGGGTTTAATGTATCGCTCGTCTTTGGAGAAGAATCGCGGTATGCTATTTCCCTTTGCACAACCTCTGATGGCACGGTTTTGGATGAAAAATGTCTCGATTCCTCTAGACATGATTTTTCTAAAAGATGGTATAGTAAAAGCAGTTTTGCTCAATGTCCCTCCTTGTGCGGTGGATCCTTGTCCTGTCTATGGTCCAAATACCATGGTTAATCAAGTGATCGAACTAGCTGGGGGTCGAGCCAAAGAATTAGGAGTGAAAGAAGGAGATAAAATTAAGATTGAGTCTATCTCAAGACCTTAA
- a CDS encoding flagellar assembly protein H, with protein MKPHDQFAKNYLEQLLSPLGTVEISKEVSDETRQIDLFFSPNPEPNPDYLGLLGRIVLNTVLIEPYRNPPNRSEIRNCLAKLLTILAELQRQAKRENQSYNEDNAPRLWILSPSASLTLLESIGAKLDPDWPEGVYFLPSLYRTAIIAINQLPVTAETLWLRLLGRGKTQNQAVRELLELPQGNAFRENVLELLISWRVTMEINNILETEDREVFMTLSQTYQEWKEATKQEGIEQGLEQGLERGLERGLERGLERGKLEAKLESIPRLLALGLSVEQIAQALDLDLEQVRQAIQETP; from the coding sequence ATGAAACCCCATGACCAATTTGCCAAAAATTACCTTGAACAATTACTTTCTCCCCTGGGAACCGTCGAAATCAGTAAAGAAGTCAGCGATGAAACCCGACAGATAGATTTATTTTTTTCCCCCAATCCCGAACCCAACCCCGATTATCTGGGATTATTAGGAAGAATTGTCCTTAATACTGTCTTAATTGAACCCTATCGCAATCCTCCCAACCGGAGCGAGATTCGTAATTGTTTAGCGAAACTTTTGACGATTTTGGCCGAACTGCAAAGACAAGCTAAACGGGAAAATCAGAGTTACAATGAAGACAATGCCCCTCGTTTGTGGATTTTATCCCCTTCCGCTAGTCTGACTCTTTTAGAGAGTATTGGCGCAAAATTAGACCCAGATTGGCCAGAAGGAGTCTATTTTCTTCCCTCGCTTTATCGCACGGCAATTATCGCTATTAATCAATTGCCTGTGACTGCTGAGACTCTCTGGTTAAGATTATTAGGACGGGGAAAAACTCAAAACCAAGCGGTGCGAGAATTGTTAGAATTACCTCAAGGTAATGCTTTTCGGGAAAATGTACTGGAATTATTAATTAGTTGGCGGGTTACTATGGAAATAAATAACATCCTAGAAACTGAAGATAGAGAGGTGTTTATGACCTTATCTCAAACCTATCAGGAATGGAAGGAAGCAACTAAACAGGAAGGAATCGAACAAGGACTAGAACAAGGACTAGAGCGCGGACTAGAGCGCGGACTAGAGCGCGGACTAGAGCGCGGAAAACTAGAGGCTAAACTGGAATCTATTCCCCGTTTGCTGGCCTTGGGTTTAAGTGTGGAACAAATCGCTCAAGCTTTAGATTTAGACTTAGAACAAGTCCGACAAGCTATTCAAGAAACTCCATGA
- a CDS encoding RNA-guided endonuclease InsQ/TnpB family protein: MEKAYSYRFYPTPEQESLLRRTLGCVRLVYNKALHVRTQAWYERQERVGYTETSSMLTEWKKQEELDFLNEVSCVPLQQGLRHLQTAFTNFFAGRTKYPNFKKKHQGGSAEFTKSAFKFKDKQIYLAKCTEPLPIRWSRQIPESCEPSTVTVRLHPSGRWHISIRFDDPTIKPLPVTDKAIGIDLGISSLVITSDGDKVSNPKHFKKHYRRLRKAQKNLSRKQKGSKNREKARIKVAKIHARITDNRKDHLHKLTTQLVRENQTIVVENLAVKNMVKNPKLSQAISDVSWGEITRQLAYKCRWYGRNYIEIDRWFPSSKRCSNCGYIAEKMPLNVREWDCPDCGTHHDRDINASKNILAAGLAVSVCRATIRPEQSKSVKAGAKNPSGKKQKLKS, translated from the coding sequence ATGGAAAAAGCCTATTCTTACCGATTTTACCCAACACCCGAACAAGAGTCGCTATTGCGGCGCACTTTGGGCTGTGTAAGATTGGTTTACAATAAAGCTCTCCATGTCAGAACACAAGCATGGTACGAAAGACAAGAAAGAGTAGGATATACTGAAACTTCTTCAATGTTGACCGAGTGGAAAAAGCAAGAAGAATTAGACTTTCTCAATGAGGTAAGCTGTGTACCCTTACAACAAGGGTTAAGACATTTACAAACAGCTTTTACTAATTTCTTTGCTGGTCGTACTAAGTATCCTAACTTTAAGAAAAAACATCAAGGAGGAAGTGCCGAATTTACCAAATCTGCTTTTAAATTTAAAGACAAACAAATCTATTTAGCCAAATGCACAGAACCCTTACCTATTCGATGGTCAAGACAAATACCAGAAAGCTGTGAACCAAGCACGGTAACAGTCAGATTACATCCATCAGGACGCTGGCATATTTCAATTAGATTTGATGACCCAACGATTAAGCCTTTACCAGTAACAGATAAAGCCATCGGAATTGACTTAGGAATTAGTAGCCTTGTCATTACCAGCGACGGCGATAAAGTATCTAATCCCAAGCATTTTAAGAAACATTATCGGAGACTGCGAAAAGCGCAAAAAAATCTTTCTCGAAAACAGAAAGGCTCAAAGAATCGGGAAAAAGCGAGAATCAAAGTAGCCAAGATTCACGCTCGAATCACCGATAACAGAAAAGACCATTTACATAAGCTAACCACTCAATTAGTTCGTGAAAACCAAACGATTGTAGTTGAGAATTTAGCCGTCAAGAATATGGTCAAAAACCCGAAATTATCTCAGGCAATATCTGATGTAAGCTGGGGAGAAATTACCCGACAATTAGCCTATAAATGCCGTTGGTACGGCAGAAATTACATCGAAATAGATAGATGGTTTCCTAGCTCTAAAAGGTGTAGTAATTGCGGGTATATTGCTGAGAAAATGCCGTTAAATGTTCGAGAATGGGATTGTCCAGACTGTGGGACTCACCATGACCGAGATATTAACGCCAGTAAAAATATTTTGGCCGCAGGGCTTGCGGTGTCAGTCTGTAGAGCGACCATAAGACCAGAACAGAGTAAATCTGTTAAGGCAGGTGCGAAAAATCCTTCGGGAAAGAAGCAGAAACTCAAATCGTGA
- a CDS encoding BrnT family toxin, whose protein sequence is MDLADVPAVFDGDLLTVEDDRLDYGEQRFVTLGLLKGRIIAVVHTEREDYTRIISARKATKYEQRTYFKQLSN, encoded by the coding sequence ATAGATTTAGCCGATGTTCCCGCCGTTTTCGATGGGGACCTTTTAACGGTTGAAGATGATCGTCTCGATTATGGAGAGCAGCGTTTTGTTACATTGGGTTTACTAAAAGGGCGAATTATTGCCGTTGTCCATACTGAACGTGAGGATTACACTCGTATTATTTCTGCAAGAAAGGCAACGAAATATGAACAACGAACCTACTTTAAGCAACTCTCAAACTGA
- the psb28 gene encoding photosystem II reaction center protein Psb28, which produces MTTPTIEFFVGLSEELSGVSLRQNKSTGIRNVLMTFKTLKAIERFQSFTTRTYGDLRLTDEEGVITVIPNSTKFIFGGDEGDEIQRVECGFEITDEHWERFMRFMNRYAAANGMGYQDK; this is translated from the coding sequence ATGACCACTCCCACGATCGAGTTTTTTGTCGGTTTATCAGAAGAATTAAGCGGTGTTAGTCTCCGCCAAAATAAAAGTACCGGGATTCGCAATGTCCTGATGACTTTTAAAACCCTGAAAGCGATCGAACGTTTCCAAAGTTTCACCACCCGCACCTACGGCGATCTCCGTCTCACCGATGAGGAAGGAGTGATTACAGTTATTCCCAACTCGACTAAGTTTATTTTTGGAGGAGATGAAGGGGATGAAATTCAACGGGTAGAATGTGGTTTTGAAATCACCGATGAACACTGGGAGCGTTTTATGCGCTTTATGAATCGTTACGCGGCAGCCAACGGTATGGGGTATCAGGATAAGTGA